A window of Panicum virgatum strain AP13 chromosome 8K, P.virgatum_v5, whole genome shotgun sequence contains these coding sequences:
- the LOC120644258 gene encoding probable beta-D-xylosidase 7, with protein MGTSSRRNATTAAALLLALMLSSSAARAAAADPGFSCGLSSPSRSLPFCDRSLPAAQRAADLVSRMMVAEKVSQMGDEAAGVPRLGVPPYKYWSEGLHGLAFWGHGLRFDGTVRGVTSFPQVLLTAASFDEGLWFRIGQAIAREARALYNLGQAEGLTIWSPNVNIFRDPRWGRGQETPGEDPATAGKYAVAFVRGIQGSSPAGGGGAPLQASACCKHATSYDLEDWNGVQRYNFDARVTARDLADTFNPPFRSCVVDGGATCVMCAYTAVNGVPACASSDLLTRTFRGDWGLDGYVASDCDAVAIMRDAQRYAPTPEDTVAVALKAGLDLNCGNYTQEHGMAAIRQGKMMEKDVDKALTNLFAVRMRLGHFDGDPRGSAPYGGLGAADVCTAEHKSLALEAAQDGIVLLKNDAGILPLDRSAVGSAAVIGHNANNPLVLSGNYFGPACETTTPLKGLQGYVKNVRFLAGCDSAACGFAATGQAAALARSSEFVFLFMGLSQDQEKEGLDRTSLLLPGKQQSLITAVASAAKRPVILVLLTGGPVDITFAQSNPKIGAILWAGYPGQAGGLAIARVLFGDHNPSGRLPVTWYPEDFTKVPMTDMRMRADPATGYPGRSYRFYTGKTVYKFGYGLSYSKFSRRLIAGGRNPVPNTSLLAGLPATSKDTTVSYYHVDDIGADGCEQLKFPAEVEVENHGPMYGKHSVLMFLRWPNATDGRPSSQLIGFRSQHLKAGEKANVRIDVSPCEHFSRAREDGRMVIDRGSHFLMVGRDEWEISFEA; from the exons ATGGGCACCTCTTCCCGCCGCAATGCCACCACAGCGGCCGCGCTGCTTCTTGCACTGATGCTGTCGTCGTCggcagcgcgggcggcggccgctgaCCCGGGGTTCTCGTGCGGCctgtcgtcgccgtcgcggtcGCTCCCGTTCTGCGACCGGTCGCtcccggcggcgcagcgcgcgGCGGACCTGGTGTCCCGGATGATGGTGGCGGAGAAGGTGTCGCAGATGGGGGACGAGGCGGCGGGCGTGCCCCGGCTGGGCGTGCCGCCGTACAAGTACTGGTCGGAGGGGCTCCACGGGCTGGCCTTCTGGGGCCACGGACTTCGGTTCGACGGCACCGTCCGGGGGGTCACCAGCTTCCCGCAGGTGCTCctcaccgccgcctccttcgACGAGGGCCTCTGGTTCCGCATCGGCCAG GCGATCGCCCGGGAGGCCCGGGCGCTGTACAACCTGGGGCAGGCGGAGGGCCTCACCATCTGGTCCCCGAACGTGAACATCTTCCGGGACCCGCGCTGGGGCCGCGGCCAGGAGACCCCTGGCGAGGACCCAGCCACGGCCGGCAAGTACGCCGTCGCCTTCGTCCGTGGCATCCAGGGCAgctccccggccggcggcgggggcgcgccgCTGCAGGCCTCGGCGTGCTGCAAGCACGCCACGTCCTACGACCTGGAGGACTGGAACGGAGTGCAGCGCTACAACTTCGACGCCCGCGTCACGGCGCGGGACCTAGCCGACACCTTCAACCCGCCCTTCCGGAGCTGCGTCGTCGACGGCGGGGCCACCTGCGTGATGTGCGCCTACACGGCGGTCAACGGCGTGCCGGCGTGCGCCAGCTCCGACCTGCTCACCAGGACGTTCAGGGGAGATTGGGGCCTCGACGGCTACGTCGCGTCGGACTGCGACGCCGTGGCCATCATGCGCGACGCCCAGCGGTACGCGCCCACGCCAGAGGACACCGTTGCCGTCGCCCTCAAGGCCG GATTGGACCTCAACTGCGGGAACTACACGCAGGAGCACGGCATGGCGGCGATCCGGCAGgggaagatgatggagaaggaCGTGGACAAGGCCCTAACAAACCTCTTCGCCGTGCGCATGAGGCTGGGCCACTTCGACGGCGACCCGCGTGGCAGCGCGCCATACGgcgggctcggcgcggcggacgTGTGCACGGCGGAGCACAAGAGCCTCGCGCTCGAGGCGGCGCAGGATGGCATCGTGCTGCTCAAGAACGACGCGGGCATCCTCCCGCTCGACCGGTCTGCGGTTGGCTCCGCGGCCGTCATCGGACACAACGCCAACAACCCGCTCGTGCTCAGCGGCAACTACTTCGGCCCCGCGTGCGAGACCACCACGCCGCTCAAGGGGCTCCAGGGCTACGTCAAGAACGTGAGGTTCCTGGCCGGGTGCGACTCGGCGGCGTGCGGCTTCGCGGCGACGGGTCAGGCGGCCGCGCTGGCAAGGTCGTCGGAGTTCGTGTTCCTGTTCATGGGGCTGAGCCAAGACCAGGAGAAGGAAGGTCTGGACAGGACGAGCCTGCTGCTCCCGGGCAAGCAGCAGAGCCTCATCACCGCTGTCGCCAGCGCGGCGAAGCGCCCGGTGATCCTCGTACTCCTCACCGGTGGCCCCGTGGACATCACGTTCGCGCAGTCCAACCCCAAGATCGGCGCCATCCTCTGGGCAGGATACCCCGGCCAGGCCGGCGGGCTGGCCATCGCAAGAGTCCTCTTCGGCGACCACAACCCCAGCGGGAGGCTCCCGGTGACGTGGTACCCCGAGGACTTCACCAAGGTGCCCATGACGGACATGCGGATGCGCGCCGACCCGGCCACCGGCTACCCCGGCCGGAGCTACCGCTTCTACACGGGCAAGACCGTCTACAAGTTCGGCTACGGCCTCAGCTACTCCAAGTTCTCGCGCCGGCTAATCGCCGGCGGGAGGAACCCTGTTCCCAACACGAGCCTACTCGCCGGCCTGCCCGCGACGTCTAAAGACACTACTGTAAGCTACTACCACGTTGACGACATCGGTGCCGACGGGTGCGAGCAGCTCAAGTTCCCGGCAGAGGTCGAGGTAGAGAACCATGGCCCCATGTACGGCAAGCACTCGGTGCTCATGTTCCTCCGGTGGCCGAACGCGACCGACGGCCGGCCGTCGAGCCAGCTTATCGGGTTCCGGAGCCAGCATCTCAAGGCAGGGGAGAAGGCCAATGTCAGGATCGACGTCAGCCCTTGCGAGCACTTCAGCAGGGCGAGGGAGGATGGCAGGATGGTGATCGACAGAGGGTCCCACTTCCTCATGGTTGGCAGAGACGAATGGGAGATCAGCTTCGAAGCATGA